One segment of Desulfobulbaceae bacterium DNA contains the following:
- a CDS encoding NADH-quinone oxidoreductase subunit D, with protein sequence MSVDVIDKSLETFVLNLGPQHPATHGVLRVKLTMDGEYIVHAEPVLGYIHRMHEKMGENRTWAQFMPNTGRLDYLGALSYNHGYALTVERAAGIEVPERAEYIRAITVEMNRIASHLLWFGAFVLDLGGFTPLLYAFDDREQILDLLESVTGARLTFCYFRFGGVYNDIDETFITGCRAFIKRLRSRMPMYHDLVTNNIIMIKRLKDIGHISQDMCRRYGATGPVLRGSGVDFDVRKQEPYSVYPEFKFDIPVYDECDSMARYMVRMDEIEQSMRIVEQGLDKLPDGPTMAEKAPKIIKPEKGDYYCSVEAARGSFGIRVVSDGTNTPYRLKLRSPTFSNLSLFSEACQGMLLPDALALMGTLDLVIPEIDR encoded by the coding sequence ATGAGCGTGGACGTCATCGACAAATCACTTGAAACCTTTGTCCTGAACTTAGGCCCCCAGCACCCTGCCACCCATGGCGTGCTCCGGGTCAAGTTGACCATGGACGGAGAGTATATTGTACACGCCGAGCCGGTATTAGGCTATATCCACCGGATGCATGAAAAGATGGGCGAGAACCGGACCTGGGCTCAATTCATGCCCAACACCGGTCGACTCGACTACCTTGGAGCCCTCTCCTACAATCATGGCTATGCCCTGACAGTTGAACGTGCCGCCGGCATCGAAGTCCCGGAACGGGCAGAGTATATCCGTGCCATCACTGTCGAGATGAACCGCATCGCCAGCCACCTGCTCTGGTTCGGCGCGTTTGTCCTTGACCTGGGCGGCTTCACTCCGCTGCTTTATGCCTTCGATGATCGTGAACAGATCCTTGATCTCCTGGAATCGGTAACAGGCGCGCGGCTCACCTTCTGCTATTTCCGCTTCGGCGGGGTCTATAATGACATTGATGAGACCTTCATCACCGGTTGTCGCGCTTTTATCAAGCGGCTCCGTTCCCGGATGCCGATGTACCATGACTTGGTCACCAACAACATCATCATGATCAAGCGGCTCAAAGATATTGGCCACATCTCACAAGATATGTGTCGACGTTATGGGGCCACCGGTCCGGTGCTGCGCGGCTCCGGCGTCGACTTTGACGTCAGGAAGCAGGAACCATACTCAGTCTACCCTGAATTTAAGTTCGACATCCCAGTCTATGACGAATGTGACTCCATGGCCCGCTACATGGTGCGCATGGACGAGATTGAACAAAGCATGCGAATCGTCGAGCAGGGGTTGGACAAACTGCCAGATGGCCCGACCATGGCTGAAAAAGCGCCAAAAATAATCAAACCGGAAAAGGGAGATTATTATTGCTCGGTTGAAGCGGCACGTGGTTCGTTCGGTATCCGTGTTGTGTCAGACGGCACCAACACCCCATACCGCTTGAAACTCCGTTCACCGACCTTCTCCAACTTAAGCCTTTTTTCCGAGGCCTGCCAGGGAATGCTCCTGCCCGACGCCTTGGCCCTGATGGGAACGCTGGATTTAGTCATTCCTGAGATAGACCGGTAA